Genomic window (Lutra lutra chromosome 2, mLutLut1.2, whole genome shotgun sequence):
tgaaccagTCCTTCTGGGTATTTGTGGAGTCTTCTCTACATAAGCATGATTTAAGGATTCGATGACAATCATCAGCCGTCTCCCCTCCCGGGAGGTAGGGGAGTGGGCTTGAAAGTTCCCATGGAATCATCAAGTGGTTGGTTCCACAAGCAGGCAGCCTGCCCCTCCTCAGCCCCAAAGGCACTCATTAACACAGCAAAAGATACTTGACCACCCTCcacacttaggaaattccaaatgCTTTGGGAGCTTCAGGGTAGAAACGGAGGAGTAAGATCacgtatgtatttattataaatcacaatatcacaagtTCATACCTCATTGGTGGATAGTAATACAACAGGGACAGCTAAATGATAGGTTCATTTTTAGGTTGCTAACTAAATGAGCTTCTCAAAGAGCCAATGTTTAAAATCCATCAAATGAAATgagtttctgaaaacaaaaatctttttgcTGAAGCTTTTTCCATTTACACAACAGTTTCTGCAGCTCTGAACCTAATTCTTAGCATAAAAGGGACGGAGAAATGTTGGGATTTCGGGGGGAAACTGACCACCTAATGTTAGAGTTCAGGACAGCATCAAAAGGGAAGACAAGTCAAGGGTCAGATGTATTCCTTGGCCTAGACTTCAGGAAGGCAGAGCATACAAGGAGAAAAGAGACAGGCAGCAGGGTCCATAGCCTGCATTTCCAAATGGGAAGGCTCTTTCTTACATGGATTCCTTTGTTTAACCAATACGTAATTATCAAGTGTCCAACTAATCGCCAGCCACtgtgtttataaataattataagatgGAGTCCCTCTTTCAGGATGCTCCTGGTCTAGTGGGGAGGACAGACATTCCCAGAGCCCTGTGGAGACAGCGGGGAGTGCTCTGGGAACCCGCAGAGTTGGTTTTTCCCTCAGGAATTCTGGTCCTTTGGCCGAAATCGTCCCACGGATCCTCTGCGTGGCTTGGCCCAGCCTCACttcacagggctccatccccagcctCCATCCCATTTCTCTGTTGTACATTCTCAGGGCACACACTGTTAAATGTGCTGTTTCTGTCTAAAGCTTTCAGTAAAAACCATGAGAGAGggatcttgtttattttattcaaggctgCTCGCCCGGAGACTAGAACACCTGGCACACTCAAAATTCATTCAGCGTATGTTTAAAGCACCTACTAGTGCCAGGCACGGATGTAGGCACAGATCAGGAAGCGAAAATTCCCTTTCCTCACGGAGCTTACTTTCTAGTTCCATAGTGACAACGCATATCTATTGAGCACTTTCTGAGGATAATCGCCACAACCCTGAATGTCATTGGTGACTCTGAGACAGGTATGATGATAATTCTTTTATTACAGTTGAGGAAACCCAGTCCCAAGAGGTCAAGTGATTTGCCCCAGGGTAAGTGACAGGGTTAAGATGCGCACCCGGGAGTCCGGCTCTAGAGCTCAGTGTCTTACTATTCTGGTAGAACGCCTCTTGCTTATATATACAGAGTATCTGTGCAATAAATATGGTTGGAAAATGGCTGGATGCTTCCAGAGAACCGAAGGAGGACAAGGACATCATCATGGGGGTGCGGGgtaagggtggggaggggagggtaagTTGCTTCATGGAGAAAGGGACAGGGGCTGATCCTCGAAGGCCTGGAATTCAAAGGGTGGGAAATAGTGAGGGTGTGATTGCAAACAGCAAGCTGCAACATTCTGTGCCTGGACCATAAGGGGCTTGGGGAGAAGAGGCCAAAATAATACCATTATGGTCAAGAGCCTTGTATGCCCTGCTAGGTAGTTTGAACTTGGGTCCCAAAAGTACTAAACAGAGACCCGAAGTGGCTGCAACGCAATCATCAAGATGCTCGGATTTAAAGCACCACGAACACACCACGAACAAAAGGCGTCAACCAAGAATCGGAATAAAGGATCGCCCTGTTCTCTTCCAACGGAGTGATTTCGTTGTAGACCTCAGCACCTCCAGAACTTTTTATCAAACTGAATTGTCAAATCCCCTCTTCCACTTGCTCATGACATCAGGGACCTCAATCAGATCTAGTGGTTCTAAATTCATGATGGCAGTTCCAAGGTTTGAGATGATTAGCTCATTACCATTTGGACATATTTCGAGATGACGGCTTTGCCTCTCATCAcaggcaaagaaaacaagcagACCAAGATCTTTCCCCAGACTGTAGGTACGTGGTGATCTCAGAAAAGAAGGGGACAATTGGGAGGGTCTCCAGGGCTCCAAGGAAAGCACTCAAGGAAGTGAGACTGCAACTTGTAGGGATAGTTTCTTACTCATCAAGACCAGATCTGTTTGTGCATCCGTGGCTGGAGAACACTTGTGTCAGCACATTGCTGACATGtactagatgctcaataaatgctggtAAACGAGATGAACAGCAACGCCCCCTTCCTCTCAGTACTCGAGGAAGCCTAACTCAAGTTTCTTCTCGGGGTAGAAATGGCTGGAGGAACCTAGAAAATGCATTTCCTAGTCTTTGCAGAGCCTTAGTACTAAATGGCACAGAAAGAAACAGCACTGTCAGGTTTGCCTGTCACTGTCAACACATCTCCACATCAGGATAAATATTATCAGGAGATCTGATTTTGGCCCCATTCATCTCTGTTGTAGAAAAGTATACTGGTAGACCTCACagtcttttctgctttctctggcGTAATAATAAATGGTCCCAGGCACTAGACCCATATCTCTAAATTTAGTTTGGGAAGAAAAGGCTAATTTATGTCAAAGTTGCCAGTTTTCGATGCTATTTCCCTTAacattttcccagaaaaaaagaaaaaccaggtcCATATCTTCATGGGGTTTGCAGTCTGAAAAGATGCTGAGAAACTGGGTATACCCGGCAATCAGGTGATAGGACTCTTCTATGCGACTATTCAGTCTCAAGATTTTATAATCCCACTGTGTGTTTAGAGATGCACATAGTAGGAGAGAAAAAGGGATAAAACCAGCCAGAATCGGCAACAATGCTTAAACAATCACCCAGCAAACCTTCCGCTCTGATAAGCAAGTACAAATCATTTGGAAAGACTATGGGGAAAAATTCCCCTTGGAAGGTTTATAAGAAAAATCGCAGTAtttggaatgaatttttaaactgCACACATTTCTCTTTTCAGGAAATGACTGATAAATTAgatccaaaagaaaaaatgactgtGTTTCTGTTGGAAAAGTCTGTGAATTATTTTGGGTTGTGATTTTCTAAGCTTAAGGTGACAGTAATCTAAGGAGTCAACAGTAAGTTAACACCACTTAAGGCTTTCAGTAGTGAACTCTGAAATTAGTGACATACGACCTATCAGAGTATGGACTTCTGGGAAAAgctctaaaaaaagaattatttggaaAGTGTGGGGAAAAGTCTGGGCTGTGCTTAAGGAAGCAACTGCTTCTGTCATTTTAAGAGAActgtctccttccctttttctacATTGGCTGGGGCCAGGAGAGGGACTGCCAAGGTTGGATCTCTAGCTTTCCCTTGAAATTACTGCCTACGGAAAATGTTATTTCAGACAGAGTTAAAATCTCTGAGGTTTCTTTCCCCTTACAAGTCCAGacacttatttattttcctctttcatttatggcAAGTTTGGACCtgtctggaattaaaataaacgATCTAACATAACCTCAAAGGCATTCCTGCTGAACAGGGCATCCTGGGGACGAGTTACACAAAAATgggacaagaaagaaaacaatagggTCATAAGGTTCATAATATAAACTACATAAAAACATTCTTCCAAGAGTTTGTACTTCTTGCCCACAAATAGTTAGCTAGATTACTGTTTGAGAATCTTTAATTTCCAGTAAGTGAATTACTCTAATATTAAGAACCATAAAAtccaattttcaaaattcttacaGCCTAGCCAATTAAACGCAGGATAAATAACTTCTTTGAAAGTCCTTACTTTGCACTTCATCGTCAaactctttccccctctctgacTTCACTTCTACCTATCCACCCAAGCCAAGAAAGGACGAGAAAGAGGACATCCCTGGCTTTCCGAAAGAGTAGGGGCAGCTTTTGCGAATCCACTTGCCATCTGAATGTATATACACTCGCCAGTCCTCACTTCTGGGCGCACGCAACAAGCTATCAAataaaacgagagagagagagagagagagagagagagagagagagagagaagagggggcgTCGCCCTTGCTTCCCGGAGGCGCCAACTCCTCCCCTCGCCTCCGTCTCCCCCCGGGATGCCCACTGGAGTCGTCGCGGGGCACCGCGACGGCGGACGCCCTGTCGGGTCTGATCCGCCAGGGGGCGCGCGGCCGCCGGGGCGGGGTCGGAAGGGAAAGCGCTCGTGCCCACCTTGCTCGCAGGTGCCCTTGCTGACCTGGGTGACGGCCTTCTCCCCTCGGCTCTCGGCCCTCAGGCTGGCGGCGCGCAGCTGGCACCCGCTGGGGTAGGTGACGCCGTCGCTGCCGCACACCGGGTAGCGGCTCTTGCACACGCACACGCCGCTCACCTCCGGGCCGCCGGCTGCTGCCCCGGCTTTACCCTTCCGCCTCTTGCGGCTCTTCACGCACTCCATGCCCGGCGCGCAGTGCCCCCTGCCGGCGCCGCCGCCCCCGCACGGCTCGCCCTCGCCGCGGGCGCACACCGGGCAGCAGCCGCACGCGTCTCGGGTCTCGCCCAGCGGACAGCCCCgcgggggcaggggcgggcagGCGGCCGGCTCGCAGGGGCCGCAGGCGTccgaagaggaggaagaggagaggggcaggagcaggagcagcaggccGGCGGCGCCGACGAGTAGGACGCTCAGCGGCGGCCGCTCCATGGTTAGGTGCGGAGGCGGCAGGAGCGCGAGTAAGTCTGGTCCCGCAGCCCCGCGCTTTAAATCCGGCGCCCCGCCCGGCCCGGCCTTGGGAACCACACCCCGGGGCGGTGAGAGCTCGGCCGCCCCGCCCGCGCCGCGCCTCCCGGGACCGCCCGGCTCCAGCGCGCCCCTGCCGGCGGGACGGGCTTGCGCGCGGGCCCGGGGCGCTCGACCTCGCGTCCGCTTCGCTCGCCTTCTGCCTCCCAGCGCGCCGCACCCGCGCTCAGGCCCGCGCCCTGCTCCCCAGACCCTCGGGGTCGCCCGCGGGGACGGCGCCTGTCCCAGCCCCGATGTGTGTACTTCTTGACGACAACAACGACTTCGTGACGACCCTGTGTTTTTAATCGATTAAATTCTCCTTGGGCCTGGGACACCTGACTACTGATGACTCTTTTACGAACAAATCGTGTTTAAGACGCCACGGGGGGATTTGTGTCCCCGTCGGCCACAGACCGGGTGTGGTCTCGGGTGCCGGGCTGAGGACAAACCATTGCCAACCACTCCTCTTTTTTGGAACTTCATAATTGACCCTTCCCCCTGTGCTCACTTATGCCGAGTCAAGTTCAAGTGTGAGTTCTGGAATTCATGAGTGAGCTGCTTCATCGCCTTGGGTTCATTCTAAATTGTGGTGGATCTCCATCACACCTCTCCAGAGAGCAGGGCACCGGCTGGGTGTGCCGCTGAGGCACCTGAAGCAATTTCGCCTGTAATCCCATGAGGTGTTTGATACAAACGACTGAcatttcctcctccatctccctgtAAAGTGCTCTGCAGACTTACCCTTGAAGGCTCTTTTTCTGAGAGTATGCGCTTATAAATCCCTCCTATCCAGACCTTTAAATTCTGTCCCTTTTTATTGAACATACAACACTGCAACGTGTGTCATTCTACATGTCTTTTAGTTCTttagagttcttttttcttagtaTAAATCTGAGGATTTATGGGATTGCTAACTCCAAGTGTGCGGTTCACGATGCCACCGGCAATATGTGATGTCACTCTCATAGGCTTTCCTAGGATTCCTTTgtaaacttttttgaaaattatacaatCACAAAATTTATTCAGGTAATAAAAAACGAAGCATCCTTCTCTCTAGAAAACCTAGCACTCCTTTTTGGCGTCTCCCTAGATATTCTGGGAAAGTGACACTTTTCTTTACAAGGTCATATGTTGACATGGCCATTGTTTAGGAACGATGAGAAGTCTTTGGAGCAGAGTTTTCCTAAATATTCTTGCCTTCGTCCCACTGTGAGATACAGTTTACATGACCCAGTATACGGTCCCAAATTGAAACAAATCCAGAGGGCACTCTGGTATTTCCTGTTCTGTTCCAACGTTGTGAGCTCTTTGGTCAAGTTCCGCTAAGTTGATGACGACCCACTGTGACTATCCTGTTTTACCTTCCCTGCAACCTGACCAGAGAATAAGGAGTCCAGGTCAAGTAGTTTACTTGAGAGGCCACATAAGGACACACCAGTTGCAGTGGGGTTTGGGGAGGCGGATGGACATGGACAGAAAGGGAAGACAGGCAGCAGAGGTGCTTATCAAGTTAGCTCCCAGGTGGGTGTGCAGCTGAATGAAGCCCTGAGGCTCTACACGTTGTGTgcgtgttggggggggggggcataggGACACTGACAGCAGTTGTATGGTGTCCTGAAACCCTGCATCAAAGCCAGCAGTAAGAATGCAAGCGTGTGGGACAGTCGAATTCCTTTGTGGGTTCTCCCTGCCCAGGAAGCAGAAGAGCAGTGGCGTTCTTGTCactgaagggggcgcctgggctGTGTGATAGCGCCAATGAGGAGACCTGAAAATAGGCACAGATGTGGTTATTCAGAAGGAGAAATGGCAGGAAAATGGAGCCTGAGGACAAAGCAATACGACAACTCCTTGCCTGCAAGAAAGAAGATGTCACCAATTCAACTTTCGTTCTAGTCCGTTGAAAGGCCTGGGTGTGGAGAAAggattatgtcatttgcaaatagaggGAACTTTATACTTCTTCCTGTTTAATCttgatgccttttcttttccccccttgtCTAACTGTCCTGGGTAGAACCTCCAGTATAATGTGATAAGAattggtaagagtgggcatccttgtcttggtCCTGACCTTAACCTTAGAAGGAATGCTTTCTTTCACAACTAAGGATAATGTTGCCTGTGAGTGTTTCATAGATGGTCATATTAGGTTgaggaaattcttttcttttctttttttttttaagattttatttatttatttgacagagagagatcgcaaggaggcagagaggcaggtagggggtggggggaagcaggctccccgctgagcagagagccctatgtgaggctcgatcatgaccctgagatcatgacctgagtggaaggcagaggcttaacccacggaaccacccaggcgccctgaggaaATTCTTTTCTGTCCCCCATTTTGTTGAGTGCTTTTATCACCAAGAGTTGGAATTTTAACTTTCAAATTGCCAAATGCCTTTTTTggatctattgagaggatcaacTAAAGATGGGTTTCATTCCATTGATATGGCATGgcaaattaattgatttttgactgTTAAATCAAACTTGCCTGCTTGGGATAAAATCCCAGTTAGTCATGGTTATCGCCCTTTTTTATGCGTTTCTGGGTTTGGTCTGCTAATATGCTGTTGCGGAGTTTTGGCATCTGCATTCATTGGCAATATTGGACCACAGcttgctttgtttttggttttggtgccAGGGTGACAGTGGCCTCAGAGTGAGTTAGGAAGCATTCTCtcatcttctgtttttgtttgtttgtttttgaagagttTCTGAAGAGCTGGTATTAATTTTTCCTCAGATGTTTAGCAGACttcaccagtgaagtcatctgggTCCCGGCTTTTCTTCATGGACCATATATTGTTACTAACtcaatctctttacttgttaTACATGTGTATTAGTTTGCGGGGCTGCCATAATCAAATACTAGAGATAAGGTggtataaacaacagaaattttttttaaagattttatttatttatttgacagagagatagatcacaagtaggcagagaggcagtcagagagagaggaggaagcaggctccccgctgagcagagagccccatgcggggctcaatcccaggactctgggaccatgacctgagccgaaggcagaggccttaacccactgagccacccaggcgccctttttttttttttagattttatttatttatttgacagatcacaagtagccagagaaagaggcagagagaggggggggaagcaggctccctgctgagaagagagcctgatgtggggctcgatcccaggaccctgggatcatgacctgagccgaaggcagaggttttaacccactgagccacccaggcgcccccagaaatttattttcttacagctcCAGAGTCTCGAAGCCCCAGATCAAGGTGCTGGGAGGGTTGGTTTCCTCGAGGGCTATAAGGGCAAGCTCTTCTCCCTACTCCAGACAAGGTGCCGGCCACAAAGTACTAAGCAGCCCCTCCCTCACTAAGCAAGACTACTACTTGACctaaataaaaaacttgaaagaaaaaaaaagactgctgcTTTACCAATTATTTCTATTACTCAAGTTTGCCTTCCCTATGGATAAGAATGATTGAGATAATCATAGAATTGTTCCATCCAGAGTGAACTCCTGCCTCCTTAGACCATCCCTAAAATTATTCAGCTGAAGTCCAAATCCTATAATCGGTTCTTTCTAACATTCTTAACTGTGGGAACTCTGCAGCCCATTCGCTCTTGCTACGTTGAGTAAGAAAGCCAATGTATTCGACTACAGG
Coding sequences:
- the IGFBP7 gene encoding insulin-like growth factor-binding protein 7, whose amino-acid sequence is MERPPLSVLLVGAAGLLLLLLPLSSSSSSDACGPCEPAACPPLPPRGCPLGETRDACGCCPVCARGEGEPCGGGGAGRGHCAPGMECVKSRKRRKGKAGAAAGGPEVSGVCVCKSRYPVCGSDGVTYPSGCQLRAASLRAESRGEKAVTQVSKGTCEQGPSIVTPPKDIRNVTGAQVYLSCEVIGIPTPVLIWNKVKRGNHGVQRTELLPGDRDNLAIQTRGGPEKHEVTGWVLVSPLSKDDAGEYECHASNSQGEASASAKITVLDAIY